Proteins from a single region of Bdellovibrio bacteriovorus:
- a CDS encoding AgmX/PglI C-terminal domain-containing protein: MSNLRLIFEDNLGNVTRQIPVTSKKAQVIQRFDTKRFEVVTDTSALEKDKIKFSTIADLDFDEMMNKSLPLGSFGTLKVVKEISAVPADIPVKQDGRRDLRASILLAFAFLLTIVSIQKFAPRESQKIDEQLKQEVVKIVQAKEQRRKTVAPTTNMMADQTATKMPTKRAELVKRSGALAALGSLRSGKQKGGLNLGAVNTTAGIGLGGNAGSGGVQTSLYGKGITSAALGTGGNVAGGGGYGTKGKGGGQAGYGSLSLVGSAGGAPVPLGAEAEVASGLDKSAIDEVIRRNIGQVRFCYEQALQGTPNLSGRVAMGFTIGGNGLVKTANVESSSMANKGVEDCITMRLKTWKFPLPQGGVDVKVTYPFVLRRQGQG, encoded by the coding sequence ATGAGTAACCTAAGACTGATTTTTGAAGACAATCTTGGTAACGTGACTCGCCAGATCCCGGTGACGTCGAAAAAAGCGCAGGTCATTCAGCGCTTTGACACTAAACGCTTTGAGGTCGTGACGGATACATCGGCATTAGAAAAAGACAAAATCAAATTCTCCACGATCGCGGACTTAGACTTTGACGAAATGATGAATAAATCATTGCCGCTGGGAAGCTTTGGCACTTTAAAAGTAGTTAAAGAGATTTCGGCGGTTCCGGCGGACATCCCGGTAAAACAAGATGGTCGTCGTGATTTACGAGCCTCTATTTTGCTCGCTTTTGCATTTTTATTGACGATTGTTTCGATTCAAAAATTTGCGCCTCGCGAGAGTCAAAAAATTGATGAGCAATTAAAGCAAGAAGTCGTAAAAATCGTCCAAGCCAAAGAACAACGTCGTAAAACCGTCGCGCCAACAACAAATATGATGGCCGATCAAACAGCGACGAAGATGCCAACAAAACGTGCGGAACTGGTAAAACGTTCCGGTGCATTGGCCGCTTTAGGCAGTCTTCGCTCTGGCAAACAAAAAGGCGGTTTGAACTTAGGTGCGGTGAATACCACAGCGGGTATCGGCCTTGGGGGCAATGCGGGTAGCGGTGGTGTGCAAACGTCACTTTATGGAAAAGGTATTACCTCGGCGGCTTTAGGTACCGGAGGTAACGTTGCCGGTGGCGGTGGTTACGGCACTAAAGGTAAAGGCGGCGGTCAGGCGGGTTACGGCAGTCTTTCACTTGTTGGTTCAGCAGGTGGAGCGCCAGTGCCATTGGGTGCTGAAGCGGAAGTGGCTTCTGGTCTTGATAAATCAGCGATTGATGAAGTCATCCGTCGCAATATCGGCCAAGTTCGTTTTTGTTATGAACAGGCATTGCAAGGCACGCCCAATTTGAGTGGTCGCGTGGCAATGGGTTTCACCATCGGCGGTAACGGTTTAGTTAAAACGGCCAATGTGGAAAGCTCATCGATGGCAAATAAAGGTGTTGAAGATTGTATTACAATGCGTTTGAAAACGTGGAAGTTTCCATTGCCTCAAGGGGGCGTGGACGTAAAAGTAACTTATCCGTTCGTATTACGCAGACAAGGGCAGGGGTAA
- a CDS encoding tetratricopeptide repeat protein has product MKLVHSLTTVSLLVSLQNVAFAEDDLMSILEGKNATPAAQFVESEEIAKLKKAVNPSSAEQNIFFQFLVEKNYEKALFQWSAAFTGSAFAQTETGKALESFLNYKNGLKLTGVEGLLAIKDPEKIDNSVISLWKENLNDKDPVWGMAQVTWHPFWTQTFGVAAEMAVVLQKSYVNEEIPALTELIKKTPVDSVERNLLQWQLVLNLGIRGDSAKAAQVLAHLMKAKNNPIDMDLMTITAGRLLYQNGFLDASLKYYEKISKKSDYWFQAQEEMAWAYMRKGEPQNAMAITKTLTYPHFKGWVGIESYLLGSFSSLKVCDYPGVLKTMKSIKTQFGDHLIALEKLTADPNQPAATNLMKLIASGPVDISKLGKDAHILPNQASRDEVLVLLVKRKQFLTKESEVAEQLYAKSLTFGNLQGHFETLKNQVQIRAQMTEGAGYQRIQELAKAELEDSKQVMQRLHIVEVEMIQQVDSASKFLKHANGGESKKGSTGSNSKYAMSFANDKEIWFDELSNYKVDVKKGCAKSVAKE; this is encoded by the coding sequence ATGAAGTTAGTCCATTCATTAACCACAGTATCGTTGCTGGTAAGTTTGCAAAATGTGGCCTTCGCTGAGGATGACTTGATGAGCATCCTTGAAGGAAAAAATGCGACACCAGCAGCGCAATTCGTTGAAAGTGAAGAAATCGCTAAGCTTAAAAAAGCGGTGAATCCTTCATCGGCCGAACAAAACATCTTTTTTCAATTCTTAGTTGAAAAAAATTACGAAAAAGCCCTTTTTCAATGGAGTGCCGCTTTCACCGGATCGGCGTTTGCTCAAACTGAAACGGGCAAAGCCTTAGAATCTTTTTTAAATTATAAAAATGGTTTGAAACTGACGGGTGTTGAAGGTCTTTTGGCGATCAAAGATCCTGAAAAAATCGACAACTCGGTGATCAGCTTATGGAAAGAAAACTTGAATGACAAAGACCCAGTATGGGGAATGGCGCAAGTAACTTGGCATCCCTTCTGGACACAGACTTTTGGTGTCGCGGCTGAAATGGCCGTGGTTCTGCAAAAAAGTTATGTGAACGAAGAAATTCCTGCTTTGACCGAGTTGATCAAAAAAACGCCGGTAGACTCAGTAGAACGCAACCTTTTGCAATGGCAATTGGTTTTGAATCTGGGAATTCGCGGGGATTCAGCTAAAGCCGCCCAAGTTTTGGCTCATTTGATGAAAGCTAAAAACAACCCGATCGATATGGATCTTATGACCATCACGGCGGGACGTTTGCTTTATCAAAATGGCTTTTTGGATGCTTCTTTAAAATACTACGAAAAGATCTCTAAAAAATCAGATTATTGGTTTCAAGCACAAGAAGAAATGGCTTGGGCTTACATGAGAAAAGGTGAGCCTCAAAATGCGATGGCGATCACAAAAACTCTGACTTACCCGCACTTTAAAGGATGGGTTGGGATTGAGTCGTATCTTTTAGGTTCTTTTAGCAGCCTTAAAGTTTGTGATTACCCAGGAGTTTTGAAAACGATGAAGTCGATCAAAACTCAGTTCGGGGATCACTTGATTGCTTTGGAAAAGCTAACAGCGGATCCAAATCAACCAGCGGCGACAAATTTGATGAAACTAATCGCTTCGGGTCCGGTTGATATTTCTAAACTTGGTAAAGACGCTCATATTTTGCCGAACCAGGCCTCACGCGATGAAGTCTTGGTTTTGTTGGTCAAAAGAAAGCAGTTTTTGACGAAAGAATCGGAAGTGGCAGAGCAGCTTTACGCGAAGTCTTTAACTTTCGGCAACCTGCAAGGACACTTTGAAACTTTGAAAAACCAAGTTCAGATCCGTGCACAAATGACGGAAGGTGCTGGATATCAGCGTATTCAAGAATTAGCCAAAGCGGAACTAGAAGATTCAAAACAAGTGATGCAACGTTTGCACATCGTCGAAGTTGAAATGATTCAACAAGTGGATTCGGCCTCTAAGTTTTTGAAACACGCTAACGGCGGGGAATCAAAAAAAGGATCGACAGGATCTAACTCTAAGTATGCGATGAGCTTTGCTAACGATAAAGAAATTTGGTTTGACGAGCTTTCTAATTACAAAGTGGATGTCAAAAAAGGTTGCGCGAAAAGCGTAGCTAAGGAGTAG
- a CDS encoding heparin lyase I family protein — MNSTLLTLLLTTLFSVSALALVTPPPSKLTDCSANGWSLRRIGEGDALAFKEVEEKCVARFQISPQTAQIHNGWRAEIEDPLRFEHGTLAIYEFSTYVPTQLNEGDIPNLVFAQWHDNKAPGVAAERPPFSIRLKNGKFVLPLFNENVIRKQGLKGPGQILYAQPAVYGQWTRWKVRALWSADNKGRIEVWMNNRKVANYRGPVGYRADSTAPYFKLGIYTTESFSRPLWIYHTDYKRTHTGGHSTLSAPRGVDRP; from the coding sequence ATGAATTCCACGCTTTTAACTCTCCTTCTTACCACACTCTTTAGCGTCTCCGCTTTAGCTCTTGTGACGCCTCCGCCAAGCAAGCTCACCGATTGCTCTGCCAATGGTTGGTCTTTACGTCGTATTGGAGAGGGGGATGCATTGGCTTTCAAAGAGGTGGAAGAAAAGTGCGTGGCCCGCTTTCAAATCTCTCCACAAACAGCGCAAATTCACAATGGCTGGAGGGCCGAAATCGAAGACCCTTTGCGATTCGAACATGGCACCTTAGCGATCTATGAATTTTCGACTTATGTCCCCACGCAACTCAACGAGGGGGACATCCCCAATTTGGTGTTCGCTCAATGGCATGATAACAAGGCTCCCGGTGTGGCCGCGGAACGCCCGCCTTTTTCAATCCGCCTCAAAAACGGAAAATTCGTGCTCCCTCTTTTCAACGAAAACGTGATTCGCAAACAGGGCCTTAAAGGACCGGGACAAATCCTTTACGCTCAACCCGCCGTTTACGGGCAATGGACACGTTGGAAAGTTCGCGCTTTGTGGTCCGCTGACAACAAGGGCCGTATCGAAGTGTGGATGAATAATCGAAAAGTCGCGAATTATCGCGGCCCCGTCGGCTACCGTGCCGACAGCACCGCCCCTTATTTTAAGCTGGGAATTTATACGACAGAGTCCTTTTCTAGACCGTTATGGATTTACCACACAGACTATAAAAGGACTCACACCGGCGGCCACTCCACCCTTTCCGCACCTCGCGGTGTCGACCGACCGTAG
- a CDS encoding outer membrane beta-barrel domain-containing protein, translating to MKSVVLFLALFSSVSAFAQVEQELDSFGGNEALYLKAQALNPEVQNEVVQNRFINRTNRVEASLEGSSVFGGDAYNRTNNIGFNAHYHINPHWSIGAKYNYGINKLTPEGTAMVREAAQEAERNPENPSILFPQVIYPKSELLGLINWYPIVGKLSFGSWGVAHFDTYFTAGYGTMELGSNSPMASSNAGVATLGAGLGFWLGSNLTTRVEYRAEQYSAQYYDRTEDMLTGVASLQVGWIL from the coding sequence ATGAAATCAGTTGTTCTTTTTTTAGCATTATTTTCAAGCGTGAGTGCCTTTGCCCAAGTTGAACAAGAACTAGATTCTTTCGGTGGCAATGAAGCTTTGTACTTAAAAGCCCAAGCTTTAAATCCGGAAGTTCAAAATGAAGTGGTGCAGAACCGCTTTATCAATCGCACCAACCGCGTGGAAGCTTCTTTAGAGGGATCAAGCGTATTTGGTGGGGATGCATACAACCGTACGAATAACATTGGTTTTAATGCTCACTATCACATCAATCCTCACTGGAGCATTGGTGCGAAATACAACTATGGCATTAACAAGTTAACTCCAGAAGGCACGGCGATGGTGCGTGAAGCGGCTCAAGAAGCCGAGCGTAATCCTGAAAACCCGAGTATCTTATTCCCGCAAGTGATTTATCCAAAATCAGAACTATTGGGCTTGATCAACTGGTACCCCATCGTAGGTAAATTAAGCTTTGGCAGCTGGGGTGTAGCGCACTTTGATACTTACTTCACGGCGGGTTACGGCACGATGGAATTAGGCTCTAATTCTCCTATGGCGTCTAGCAATGCAGGGGTGGCGACTTTGGGTGCGGGCTTGGGTTTCTGGTTGGGGTCAAACCTAACGACCCGAGTTGAATACCGTGCTGAACAATATTCGGCTCAATATTATGATCGTACCGAAGACATGTTAACTGGTGTGGCCTCATTACAGGTGGGTTGGATCTTATGA
- a CDS encoding vWA domain-containing protein — MNFVRPVLLSSAVFLTLLGCAKEVPKLEAEAIIKQEEVTEKPSDFVVYDPRVDILFVIDNSGSMDRAQKEVARNTRLFATEISRATLLDYHIGVVSTDMSARDDVGSYGKLAGFPNFVDKNTTEAVRKLSSRMLLGTDGSATEMMFAPVRAALSEPNQSTYNKDFYRPGAFLAIIFITDAAEQSGISGKDFLSFLLTKKINPEKVLAYGAIRKFKEADSCLKGVEPLDEKLEQFLASVTNGAPVNGQDQPNVVSLCDKKFGRKLADFAKDIVQRTANSIRLKKTPDVTTIRVFYGNQEIPNTYGTGWTYETKSNSIILGGDIPWDTTQSNPQLRIDFKVIEEKLK, encoded by the coding sequence ATGAACTTTGTTCGTCCCGTTCTGCTGTCGTCAGCAGTGTTTTTGACTTTATTGGGTTGTGCAAAAGAAGTTCCAAAGTTAGAAGCCGAAGCGATTATCAAGCAAGAAGAGGTCACGGAAAAGCCAAGTGACTTTGTTGTGTATGATCCGCGCGTAGATATTTTATTTGTGATCGATAATTCCGGCAGTATGGATAGAGCGCAAAAAGAAGTGGCACGCAATACGCGTCTTTTTGCAACTGAAATTTCCAGAGCCACTTTGCTTGACTATCATATCGGCGTTGTTTCCACGGATATGAGCGCACGAGACGATGTTGGCAGTTACGGTAAACTTGCGGGCTTTCCAAATTTTGTGGATAAAAATACGACGGAAGCCGTTCGTAAACTGTCTAGTCGTATGCTCTTAGGCACTGATGGCAGCGCGACAGAGATGATGTTTGCGCCCGTGAGAGCGGCTCTTTCAGAACCTAACCAGTCGACTTATAATAAGGATTTTTACCGTCCAGGAGCCTTCTTGGCGATCATCTTTATCACGGATGCGGCGGAACAGTCGGGAATCAGTGGCAAGGACTTCTTGAGCTTTTTGTTAACTAAAAAGATCAATCCAGAAAAAGTCTTGGCTTACGGTGCTATTCGTAAGTTCAAAGAGGCGGACTCTTGCTTAAAAGGTGTTGAACCTTTGGATGAAAAGTTAGAGCAATTCTTGGCCAGCGTGACCAATGGTGCGCCGGTGAATGGACAAGACCAGCCCAACGTGGTCAGCCTTTGTGATAAAAAATTCGGACGCAAGCTTGCGGATTTTGCGAAGGACATCGTTCAGCGCACCGCAAACTCAATCCGTTTGAAAAAGACTCCGGATGTAACGACAATCCGCGTATTTTACGGCAATCAAGAGATTCCAAATACCTATGGAACAGGTTGGACTTATGAAACTAAGTCCAACTCTATCATCCTGGGGGGGGATATTCCCTGGGATACGACGCAAAGCAACCCACAGCTAAGAATCGATTTCAAAGTGATCGAAGAGAAGCTGAAATAG
- the ppdK gene encoding pyruvate, phosphate dikinase, which produces MQTNVSTEEKPKTTIPQKFVYFFAAGESEGNAGMKNILGGKGANLAEMTSLGIPVPPGFTISTEICTHYSEAGGKLPEWVRPAVTAAMAKVEAKIGKKFGDVKDPLLVSVRSGARASMPGMMDTILNLGLNDQTVEGLAKSSNNPRFAWDSYRRFIQMYSDVVMGMNSSLLEVTLEDLKEEKHYKLDTEMTVDDLKILVKKFKDLVHQMTGQSFPADPWEQLWGAVSAVFSSWNTPRAITYRELHSIPASWGTAVNVQSMVFGNMGDDSATGVAFTRNPSTGEKAFYGEFLINAQGEDVVAGIRTPQPITKIAAAASGQMSLEEALPHAYNQLVEIYKKLEAHYRDMQDIEFTIEKGTLWMLQTRNGKRTAAAALKIACDMIDEKLITEQEAILRLEPSALDQLLHPTLDPKAQKTVLAKGLPASPGGVNGQIVFSSEEAVEWKEQGKKVILVRVETSPEDIAGMIAAQGILTSRGGMTSHAAVVARGMGKCCVAGCGDVDVDYRNETMKVKGYVLKKGDVITLDGSTGEVYLGEVKTIEPKLEGTFERIMKIADGVRKLKVRTNADTPKDAQTARNFGAEGIGLCRTEHMFFGPDRIDAVREMIIADNKTERERALAKLLPMQRDDFYQLFKIMDGLPVTIRLLDPPLHEFVPHTDEETKDLAKRIGTDFERLRSKVKSLHEFNPMLGHRGCRLAITYPEIYAMQVRAIAEAACQLISEGKKLIPEIMIPLIATDKELDTLRVLTVNEVKKVQAEKGIKFDYQVGTMIELPRAAITADSIAEYADFFSFGTNDLTQTTLGLSRDDSGRFLGTYVSTGILPKDPFMSIDQQGVGSLVRMGTDLGRRTKPHLKVGVCGEHGGDPDSIEFFHRVGLDYVSCSPFRVPIARLAAARAALLGKKLH; this is translated from the coding sequence ATGCAGACCAACGTGAGCACTGAAGAAAAACCAAAAACAACCATTCCGCAAAAATTCGTCTACTTCTTCGCCGCCGGCGAAAGCGAAGGCAATGCCGGAATGAAAAACATCTTGGGTGGAAAAGGGGCCAATCTTGCAGAGATGACTTCTTTGGGAATTCCGGTGCCCCCCGGATTCACCATCTCTACTGAAATCTGTACTCACTACTCTGAAGCAGGTGGCAAACTTCCTGAATGGGTTCGTCCGGCCGTCACAGCGGCGATGGCGAAAGTGGAAGCCAAGATAGGCAAAAAATTTGGTGATGTGAAAGATCCACTTTTAGTTTCGGTTCGTTCCGGCGCACGCGCTTCCATGCCCGGGATGATGGATACCATTTTAAATCTTGGCTTAAATGATCAAACGGTGGAAGGCTTAGCGAAGTCTTCCAACAACCCACGCTTTGCTTGGGATTCTTACCGTCGCTTTATCCAGATGTATTCGGATGTTGTGATGGGTATGAACTCATCCCTTCTTGAAGTGACCTTGGAAGATTTAAAAGAAGAAAAACACTACAAGCTTGATACAGAAATGACCGTTGATGACTTGAAGATTTTAGTAAAAAAATTCAAAGATCTCGTTCATCAAATGACGGGCCAATCTTTTCCGGCAGATCCTTGGGAACAATTGTGGGGTGCGGTTTCTGCCGTGTTCAGTTCTTGGAATACTCCGCGTGCGATCACTTACCGTGAACTTCACAGCATCCCGGCAAGCTGGGGAACCGCGGTGAATGTTCAATCCATGGTCTTTGGAAACATGGGGGATGATTCAGCAACGGGTGTGGCGTTTACTAGAAATCCGTCCACAGGTGAAAAAGCATTCTATGGAGAGTTCTTAATCAACGCTCAAGGTGAAGACGTGGTTGCGGGAATCCGCACGCCACAGCCGATCACCAAAATCGCGGCGGCAGCTTCAGGGCAGATGTCTTTAGAAGAAGCTTTGCCTCATGCTTACAACCAACTGGTTGAGATTTATAAAAAATTAGAAGCTCACTATCGCGATATGCAAGACATCGAGTTCACCATTGAAAAAGGAACTTTGTGGATGCTGCAAACTCGTAATGGAAAACGCACAGCCGCGGCGGCATTAAAAATTGCGTGTGACATGATCGATGAAAAATTGATCACCGAACAAGAAGCGATCTTGCGTTTAGAGCCTTCGGCTTTAGATCAGCTTTTACATCCAACATTAGATCCCAAAGCGCAAAAAACTGTTTTAGCGAAAGGTCTTCCTGCATCTCCGGGTGGGGTGAATGGCCAGATCGTATTTAGCTCTGAAGAAGCCGTTGAGTGGAAAGAACAAGGTAAGAAAGTTATCTTGGTTCGGGTAGAGACGTCTCCTGAAGACATCGCGGGTATGATTGCCGCTCAAGGTATCTTGACCTCACGGGGTGGTATGACATCGCATGCGGCGGTTGTTGCGCGCGGTATGGGTAAATGCTGTGTGGCCGGTTGTGGTGATGTTGATGTCGACTATCGTAACGAAACGATGAAAGTAAAAGGTTACGTTCTTAAAAAAGGTGACGTGATCACTTTAGACGGTTCTACGGGTGAAGTTTATTTAGGCGAAGTCAAAACGATTGAGCCTAAATTAGAAGGCACTTTTGAACGTATCATGAAAATCGCCGACGGCGTTCGCAAATTAAAAGTGCGCACCAATGCCGACACGCCTAAAGACGCGCAAACCGCGCGCAACTTTGGCGCGGAAGGTATCGGTCTTTGCCGTACCGAACATATGTTCTTTGGCCCGGATCGTATCGATGCGGTTCGTGAAATGATTATCGCGGATAATAAAACAGAGCGCGAAAGAGCTTTGGCGAAACTCTTGCCAATGCAACGTGATGACTTTTATCAGTTGTTTAAAATTATGGACGGCTTGCCGGTGACAATTCGTTTGTTGGATCCACCTCTTCATGAGTTCGTGCCTCACACGGATGAAGAAACGAAGGATTTGGCAAAACGTATCGGGACAGACTTTGAACGTCTTCGTTCGAAAGTAAAATCTTTGCATGAGTTTAATCCGATGTTGGGTCACCGCGGTTGCCGTTTGGCGATCACCTATCCGGAGATCTATGCTATGCAAGTGCGTGCGATCGCCGAAGCGGCTTGCCAATTGATTTCTGAAGGGAAAAAATTAATTCCAGAAATCATGATTCCATTGATTGCAACAGACAAAGAGCTCGACACTCTTCGTGTGTTAACGGTGAATGAAGTTAAAAAAGTTCAAGCGGAAAAAGGTATCAAATTTGATTACCAAGTAGGCACGATGATCGAGCTTCCTCGTGCCGCGATCACGGCGGATTCCATTGCGGAATACGCGGACTTCTTTAGCTTTGGCACGAATGACCTAACGCAAACGACCTTGGGTCTTTCTCGTGATGACTCAGGCCGGTTCTTGGGCACGTATGTGTCGACGGGAATTCTACCTAAAGATCCATTCATGTCGATTGACCAACAAGGCGTGGGTTCCTTAGTAAGAATGGGAACGGATTTAGGTCGTCGCACAAAACCTCATCTGAAGGTGGGCGTGTGCGGAGAGCATGGTGGCGATCCAGATTCTATCGAGTTCTTCCACCGTGTGGGGCTTGATTACGTATCTTGTTCACCGTTCCGAGTGCCTATCGCCAGACTTGCGGCCGCTCGTGCGGCGTTGCTGGGTAAGAAACTGCACTAG